In Portunus trituberculatus isolate SZX2019 chromosome 33, ASM1759143v1, whole genome shotgun sequence, the following proteins share a genomic window:
- the LOC123512376 gene encoding TRMT1-like protein produces the protein MSEEVEEHGVRINIKGTFHAPKKNEVMYNSEMIVNRSLVLCALAAYYESGLCTNSQVRCLDALGATGVSGLAWTKHFPKVDVVINDQSPAATERITSNAATNNLQVTITSEDVSVLLHQRPFDFVFLDCYGSSVHYLDAAFRNAPKHSMLAITSTDDSALYGKATDVTLRNYGGYVVKTSYAKELAARLVLGSVVRAAAKSNKGVEVVCCVALKSFITVLVRVLRGPAAANTCVRKIRRIIHCCVCEDRAFYPETVYPLEEPYSLLSCDCRSKSAGKLAVELGPVWCDEIFDANFCQAMLTQASNLQLSQKVISLLQTIVSESKCKGAGRPNESVGGDKENTMSGMAEHTSAWMEKEEDEEGEDKEKEGSQHQPCHSVDEDNDGERSPKRMKMDHPRLKSPAFYFNLHRHSPKGHDLGKINRVVDYLQRAHHKASRTHFDPEAIRTDCTLREFTQLLLEFSQTQN, from the exons atgagtgaggaggtggaggaacacGGGGTCAGGATTAACATAAAGGGCACCTTCCATGCCCCCAAGAAGAATGAAGTGATGTACAACTCTGAGATGATTGTCAATAG GTCACTGGTGTTGTGTGCCTTGGCAGCTTACTATGAGTCTGGCTTGTGCACCAACAGCCAAGTCAGATGTCTGGATGCTCTTGGGGCTACGGGGGTCTCAGGGTTGGCTTGGACAAAACATTTTCCAAAG GTTGATGTTGTAATCAATGACCAGTCTCCAGCGGCCACTGAGAGGATCACCAGCAATGCTGCCACCAACAACCTCCAAGTCACCATCACCTCAGAAGATGTCAGTGTTTTACTACACCAGAGACCCTTTGactttgt GTTCTTAGACTGCTATGGATCATCAGTGCACTATCTTGATGCAGCGTTCCGCAATGCCCCCAAACACAGCATGCTGGCAATCACCTCCACTGACGATTCAGCCTTGTATGGTAAGGCAACTGATGTGACCCTTAGGAACTATGGTGGTTATGTGGTGAAGACATCATACGCTAAGGAACTGGCGGCTCGGCTGGTTCTTGGCAGCGTTGTGAG GGCTgcagccaagagcaacaaaggtGTAGAGGTAGTGTGCTGCGTTGCCCTCAAAAGCTTCATCACAGTTTTGGTGCGAGTATTGAGGGGCCCAGCAGCTGCCAACACATGTGTACGCAAAATTCGACGCATCATACACTGTTGTGTTTGTGAAGACCGTGCCTTCTATCCTGAGACAGTGTACCCTCTTG AAGAGCCATACTCTCTGTTGTCTTGTGACTGTCGAAGCAAGAGTGCCGGGAAGTTGGCAGTGGAGCTTGGGCCTGTGTGGTGTGATGAGATATTTGATGCCAACTTCTGCCAGGCAATGCTGACACAAGCAAGCAACCTACAGCTTTCTCAAAAAGTAATCAGCCTTTTACAG ACAATAGTAAGTGAAAGCAAGTGTAAAGGAGCAGGGAGACCTAATGAGAGTGTgggaggagacaaagaaaatacaatgagTGGGATGGCTGAACACACCTCTGCgtggatggaaaaggaggaggatgaagagggggaggacaaagagaaggaaggatcacAACACCAGCCTTGCCATTCAGTTGACGAGGACAATGATGGGGAGAGATCACCtaagagaatgaagatggaTCACCCAAGATTAAAATCTCCGGCATTCTATTTCAATCTCCATCGTCACTCGCCTAAAG GCCATGACCTAGGCAAGATCAACAGGGTGGTAGACTACTTGCAGCGTGCGCACCACAAGGCCAGTCGCACACACTTTGATCCTGAGGCCATCCGCACTGACTGCACTCTCAGAGAGTTCACCCAACTCCTGCTGGAGTTCTCTCAGACACAAAACTGA
- the LOC123512373 gene encoding 60S ribosomal protein L29-1-like — protein MAKSKNHTNHNQNRKAHRNPIRRPKKQKHPSMRGVEPKFLRNMKFARKHNLPGPKQKMVAAARAKKREALAAKISSV, from the exons ATGGCCAAGTCCAAGAACCATACTAATCACAACCAGAACCGCAAGGCTCACCG tAATCCCATCCGCCGCCCTAAGAAGCAGAAGCATCCATCCATGCGAGGG GTTGAGCCTAAATTCTTGCGCAACATGAAGTTTGCCCGGAAGCACAACCTTCCTGGCCCCAAGCAAAAGATGGTGGCTGCAGCCCGAGCCAAGAAGCGTGAGGCACTGGCAGCAAAGATTAGCAGTGTGTAG